Proteins encoded in a region of the Saccharothrix ecbatanensis genome:
- a CDS encoding pPIWI_RE module domain-containing protein, which yields MKYEKITLAAYQPSGEQWLNTFRTVKFGDDWRDEALALHRLGRERVDDPATLPIDQLNELFRTVAPGVVATARGAATNSSTPWLYAEHDVPVNLVAAVVNTWAFTLGPYRPHPDPSRRLEIEESVLKVATALSTSIPEWEDEVVDLTASGISQGGTAVPDRRLYQLLPEVLAAHLASQPSVLTSRFRVVTRAQGTELVSWPPVSKRRKGRDWFYSLVIGITVHTVPFSPVFRVHVTTGIRRWVTEDSVSVPRDRGVEALFAVAPPWSTEHRHTPRMSSNFLARDGVNSVVRWRRGSLATLLPDLDIMRQYPSAAEVAANPRRWLVGVSGVQAGVVYRHGLGDHEIETGIGPDERAELDRWVEDNLRPWFQRTSDMVRTGHAVKPALRVEKRLSREETREEVDRRMAPARRAALARALDGVPFKVDIRWQTERTRDHLVAAFCALLDLPTPDFGPKGDAAWVWTEDGVGVEMVCHEFDVTAASALAGAKKGADRRKHITSEIKHRRALVRGLFDRDLNPVQEAGVVLVELHGENSFVKAGTDPKTAIRLGCASAGRLSQFIERLDDGEGLAHRARMACLDGLRQLGAVTTAPPRLGGLPDGMWMVGVWTARRRARDVTRHAHRELVVVRVEPQDGHYRVEGWHDGQKRWLPYRQYLLCMPDIVAVRPGFKHRPTNGLKDGQASTQRQVRSVLYQLRNRPTALMVNSENMRLWWPGVRNSELERDMVAFGTEPPQRLAILGADLRLILIRTGGSRTEVPQWYAMAPERDAAGFSAGIWRPEKTVTDNRVFASTAEVPHTVKGMNRRTRKVLPSDTNTTTPTKHMWNPRYVEITVAGCLSSAALEAAGRTGEPDDPATWAALAHQQRYVDDYVPLSQPAVLHWAKLVEEYVLPTDPL from the coding sequence GTGAAGTACGAAAAGATCACGCTTGCCGCGTACCAGCCTTCCGGTGAGCAGTGGCTGAACACTTTTCGCACCGTCAAGTTCGGCGACGACTGGCGCGACGAGGCGCTCGCCCTACACAGGCTAGGCCGAGAACGGGTGGACGACCCCGCCACACTGCCGATCGACCAGCTCAACGAGTTGTTCCGGACCGTCGCCCCCGGTGTGGTGGCCACGGCCCGCGGCGCCGCGACCAACTCGTCGACACCCTGGCTCTACGCCGAGCACGATGTTCCCGTCAACCTTGTTGCGGCAGTGGTCAACACATGGGCGTTCACGTTGGGGCCGTACCGACCGCACCCAGACCCGAGCCGCAGGCTGGAGATCGAGGAGTCGGTCCTGAAAGTAGCCACGGCGTTGAGCACCTCGATCCCCGAGTGGGAGGACGAGGTCGTGGACTTGACCGCGTCCGGGATCTCCCAGGGAGGCACGGCGGTGCCGGACCGGCGGTTGTACCAACTGCTCCCGGAGGTCCTTGCCGCGCACTTGGCGTCCCAACCGTCCGTGCTGACGAGTCGGTTCCGGGTGGTCACCAGGGCACAGGGCACGGAGCTGGTGTCCTGGCCTCCCGTGTCGAAGCGGCGGAAGGGGCGCGACTGGTTCTACTCCCTCGTCATCGGCATCACTGTGCACACTGTGCCGTTCTCACCCGTGTTCCGGGTGCACGTCACCACCGGTATCCGCAGGTGGGTGACCGAGGACTCGGTCTCCGTCCCGAGAGACAGGGGCGTCGAGGCACTGTTCGCGGTCGCCCCTCCGTGGTCGACCGAACACCGGCACACCCCAAGGATGTCCAGCAACTTTCTCGCCCGGGACGGCGTGAACAGTGTGGTCCGGTGGCGGAGGGGGAGCCTGGCTACTCTCCTGCCCGACTTGGACATCATGCGGCAGTACCCGTCCGCGGCGGAGGTCGCTGCGAACCCACGCCGCTGGTTGGTCGGGGTTAGCGGAGTCCAGGCCGGAGTGGTGTACCGGCACGGTCTGGGGGATCACGAGATCGAGACCGGGATCGGACCCGACGAGCGGGCCGAACTCGATCGGTGGGTCGAGGACAACCTGCGCCCGTGGTTCCAGCGCACCTCGGACATGGTCCGCACCGGACACGCCGTCAAGCCCGCTCTGCGTGTGGAGAAGCGGTTGTCCCGAGAGGAGACCAGGGAAGAAGTGGACCGGCGGATGGCGCCCGCTCGGCGGGCGGCCCTGGCACGGGCGCTCGACGGCGTTCCCTTCAAGGTCGACATCCGCTGGCAGACGGAGCGGACCCGCGACCACTTGGTAGCCGCGTTCTGCGCCTTGCTGGACCTCCCGACCCCGGATTTTGGACCGAAGGGCGACGCGGCGTGGGTGTGGACCGAGGACGGCGTCGGGGTCGAGATGGTGTGCCACGAGTTCGACGTCACCGCGGCTTCTGCATTGGCTGGAGCAAAGAAGGGAGCTGACCGGAGGAAGCACATCACCTCCGAGATCAAGCACCGTCGCGCCCTAGTGCGCGGGTTGTTTGACCGGGACCTCAACCCCGTCCAGGAGGCAGGGGTGGTTCTCGTCGAGCTGCATGGCGAAAACAGCTTCGTCAAGGCCGGGACCGACCCGAAGACCGCTATCCGGCTGGGATGCGCCAGCGCGGGTCGGTTGAGCCAGTTCATCGAGAGGTTGGACGACGGCGAAGGGCTGGCTCACCGGGCGAGGATGGCCTGCCTCGACGGCCTGCGCCAGCTGGGGGCGGTGACCACGGCTCCACCGCGCCTCGGCGGCCTGCCCGACGGTATGTGGATGGTGGGTGTGTGGACCGCCCGGCGCCGCGCACGGGATGTGACCCGCCACGCCCACCGCGAGTTGGTCGTGGTCCGCGTCGAACCCCAGGATGGGCACTACCGGGTCGAAGGCTGGCACGACGGGCAGAAACGCTGGCTACCGTACCGCCAGTACCTGTTGTGCATGCCGGATATCGTTGCCGTCCGCCCAGGGTTCAAACACAGGCCAACGAATGGGCTGAAGGACGGGCAGGCGTCCACGCAGCGCCAGGTCCGCTCAGTCTTGTACCAGTTGCGGAACCGGCCCACGGCGCTGATGGTCAACTCAGAGAACATGCGCTTGTGGTGGCCTGGGGTCCGCAACTCCGAGTTGGAACGGGACATGGTCGCGTTCGGTACCGAGCCGCCGCAACGGTTGGCAATTCTGGGGGCAGACCTCCGCCTGATCCTCATCCGCACGGGTGGCAGCCGGACAGAGGTCCCTCAATGGTATGCGATGGCACCGGAACGAGACGCGGCGGGCTTCTCCGCAGGGATATGGCGGCCCGAAAAGACGGTGACGGACAATCGGGTGTTCGCCAGCACAGCGGAAGTGCCTCACACGGTCAAGGGGATGAACCGCAGGACGAGAAAAGTGTTGCCGAGCGACACCAATACGACCACGCCGACCAAGCACATGTGGAATCCCCGCTACGTCGAGATCACTGTCGCGGGCTGTCTCTCCTCGGCGGCTTTGGAGGCTGCGGGGCGCACTGGTGAACCGGATGACCCGGCGACCTGGGCGGCTTTGGCCCACCAGCAACGCTACGTTGACGACTACGTTCCACTCTCACAACCCGCTGTCTTGCACTGGGCCAAGCTTGTCGAGGAGTACGTCCTGCCGACCGATCCGTTGTGA